TTCGAGAGCGTGGCCTGAGAGACACAGGAGCCTGCCCCAAGGAGCCTACCTATGGATCACCCAGTCATGAACCCCCCGGAAGTCAACGCCGCCCTGGGCGGCGCCGAGCCCGCGACCTATGTTGACGTGCGGACGGTGGCCGAATTCTCCACCGGTCACCCCAAGGGTCCGGTCGTCAACATCCCGCTGGTCTTCTTCCATCCGACCACCAAAGAGGTCTTTCCCAACCAGAGCTTTCTGCAGGTGGTTGAGGACAGCTACGCCAAGGACGCCGTACTGATCACCGGCTGCGACGACGGCGTGCGAGCTGCCCAGGCGGCCCACAAGCTGGCCGAAGCCGGCTATCGCAACGTGCGCATCATGCCGGACGGCTACCCCGGCTGGCGCAAACACCAGCTGCCTACCACCCAGGACAACCGGGACGGCATCAG
The sequence above is a segment of the Desulfurellaceae bacterium genome. Coding sequences within it:
- a CDS encoding rhodanese-like domain-containing protein, whose translation is MDHPVMNPPEVNAALGGAEPATYVDVRTVAEFSTGHPKGPVVNIPLVFFHPTTKEVFPNQSFLQVVEDSYAKDAVLITGCDDGVRAAQAAHKLAEAGYRNVRIMPDGYPGWRKHQLPTTQDNRDGI